The following DNA comes from Numida meleagris isolate 19003 breed g44 Domestic line chromosome 16, NumMel1.0, whole genome shotgun sequence.
ACAGGCATGCTCGGTGCCACGGCAGTGCCGGCCATGCTCTCCGCTTTGTCCCCAGCCTCAGAAGTGCCGGTGTACCTCGCAGACATGGACAGAGCCAGCGCGTGGCAGTGCTCAATTAATGAGAGTTGGCATCTGCTGCTGTTCATCCCATGCCCTCGAGGATGAAGCGGTGCTTGGGCTGCAGCGGGCTCGGCTGCTCCAGGTCGTGGTCAGGCTGTGACTGGGTGAGCAAGGCTGTGGGTTGGCTCGTCCTTCTTTGGGACCAGAGACTTTGAGCCCCGAGCAGCCAGTTCATTCCGAACTCATATGGCGGAGCACAGGGGAGGGGATTGGGGCATGAACTCTGCATTCTTCCTGCAGAGACAGCTGGGCTTGGGTTTCTTTCCACCCTGAGTCAGGCTGGCAGGGCAGGTGCTGCACAGAGTCATGCGAGGTGCTTGTGAGCTATATCTCTTGCAGCTCAGTGCTTGTGAGGCAGGAGGTGGAAAGCTTGGAGCAGGAAGGCAGCCCTGAAACCGGGTGGATTGGCTGCCTGCCTCCTGGGGAGAGGCTTCCTGTGAGACACTGCTGGGAAGCAGGTGGGTGAAATGGGGGGAGAGCCTGTCTGGtggctcctgctgccttcctgcgAGCAGAAGTATGCACCCGGCAGGTCCAGCGAGGGATTTCTGTAGGATCCTTAACAACGCTGTTGCAAAACCTAGTGGGAATCGGGACAGGAGACGTTCAGTGCTGAGCAAAGCACTGCAGGTGCTTCTTGGTGTGTAACAAGCAGGGCAAACTCGGGGATGACTTTCCCAAGGCAAGGCACAAACATAGCTCCAATTCCGTGTTTGCTTTGGAAGGGTTGAATGGCATCCTAAATGCTTCTGGACCTGGCTATGTGGCTTTGCTGTGAATCCTGTATCTCTCACAGCAGGAGAAGGTGCTCACTGGAAGTGGTCTCTGGTTGCTGAGAAGCACCgacaccagcagcagccctggtgcTGAAGTCACTGTGCTGGGGCCTTCGGTGTGCGGCGGCCAGCACGAGAGCTTAATGGTGCCGACAGCTGCAAGTAGCACTGGGGGAGCAGAGAGAGTGTGGTAGTGCTGAGAGCGAGGGGAAAATGTGCTTCTGGGCTGGAGGTGTGACCTGATTCCCCTGCTCCCTTTTTCCACCCTGTGCGTGTTCATGAGGCTCTGTCCAATCACCACGAGGCCTTGAAGCAAGTCTGAAGCTGCGGTTTTGCTTTCTCCCGGCCTTATGCATGTTGTTTCTCTTCAACAGCCATCAAGGTGAGCTGCGTTGGATTCTGTGGGGTGTCAAACAAGATCAATGACACTGCTTGGACTGTGGAGGAGCAGTACTTCAACAGCACGCTGTCTCTGGCAGACAAAGGTGAGCTCCACAAGGACATGGTGGTGATCTGTGGGCGCACGGTTTCTTACTGGGAAATGGCTGACTCTGgtctgcagcagtgcagtgctgtgaaatACCCCTTCATAGGCTGCTTTGACCTGAGCACAGGAGATGTGAGCCAATATTGGAGACAGCATGAGCTGTGCAGAGAGGCATCCTGAATAGCTGCACAACTTGGCAGCTACCTTAAACATGGCTGCATCCCCTGGCCCTGCTCTGTCTAGAGCGGAGCTGTCAGCAgcctctttgctgctgttggtgGGTGTTTGTGAGCACAGTGGTTGTGAAGGCCCCGTGGCTTcaccctgctctgctttccGTATGTTGCCTATGGAGGTATCAAAACACTTATCAAAACTGGTCAGCAGAAGCTGGTTGCAGACTGGGAGTGGTTTGACTACACTGAAAGCAACGTGGGGTGTTGCTCACCCTCCAAGAGAAGCACTGAAAGGGTGGCATGAGCAGCCTACAGCAACTCCCAGCACGCAGCTGCCAGCCCACATGCCTGGAGATATAGCAGTGGGGCTGTGTTATCCTGTGGGTAAAGTGACACCAGTAGCCTCGGGGGAATCTAGGTTCGAATGAATGCTGTCATTCTGCTATTAAATAGGTCAACCTTAGCATAAATAATTTATGCTATGCTCTGGCTCCTATCAGAATCAAGAGGTGCCAGTATTCACCTGCCGAGGGCCGTGGCTTTAGCAGTAATTGTAATGTGGCAGTAGGCCAGGCTAGCAGCGCAGTCCTCTGATGCTGCACTGATCCTCTGATCTAGTAACAGGAAATGGGTGAAGCTGAAGTGGCAGCTCCTGCCAGCTCAGCGATTTCTCAAGCAGAGCTTTTAGCATCGAGGGGAGACTGACCTCACTTGCAGGCAGCGCTGCTTGCTCGGGTCCCAGGAAGGGAGGTGGCTGGCTCGCTGCTTGGGTTGGCTCCTAgtctgggggctgcaggaggagtcAGACTGCTTAGGAAGGCAATGGGAGATGGTCCTGCTTTTGGAAATGGCTGTGATCACAGCCAGGGAGCCCAGGTTTGAATGCTGGAGTGGAAAAATCCTGGAGGATTTTGAAGGGGCTGCAGGCAATTCAGTGTGGGTGAGCTGGAGACTGAACAACGGTGGGCTTCTGGAGAAGCTTAAAcctgcagctgcactgaaaaCGAACTTCCACGTGTTTCTAGTATTAATGATTCGTGAGGGAACTGTGCTACTGTGGATGGTTCTGTGCTGGTAAGGCTGAGTTACCGCAGAAGCCATGAGACAGGAGTGGGAAAAGGTGGGTTTGGGAAATGCTGATGGCTGCTACTGCAGTTGGTTATTTGCAAGGTTACATCTTGGAGCAATGTGGACTgggaagaacagaaggaaagtgCATTGATAGCTGCACATTGTCCCCTAATGTGACACCTTTGAATACCTGAATTCCAGAAAACCTCCAAAAACTGGTATTCCCAACTCCTAAGGTTATCACAGAAAGTGCTGGTCTTTTTGCTCTTGACTTTTCTGGAACCCAAGCTGTTGTGCACTGCTCAGTTCATGTGTCAACCCCAGTACTGCAGGCAGCCTGGGCCTGAGCTGTGAGGGgtgctgaggctgtgctgccCTGGTGCTGCCGTGCCCCCAGGCTGAGATCTGCACAAAGGCGACCAGCCAGCATCTTCCTGCAATAATGCAGctcagggcaggagggagcaaGTGCCGGTGGAGCCCGACTGATCTGAGGAGTTGTGAATGCAGTGAAGGGAAAATCTGTCCTGTAGGACCACTGAGCTTGGAGCTGAGGTGCATCGTAGTGCTGTTCCTGCCCTGTCTTGCGAAGGTGCGTTGAAgtattggggaaaaaagcaggTTGCAGCTAGCAGCAATCCAGAGCAGCATGCCAGATACTGTCACTGACTTGCCCTCTCCTGCTTTTTGTGTCAAGAGTAACACAGCTGTTGGCAGCTGGGACAGCATGTGCATGCATGTGGCTGGCATGCCCTCTGTGCTTTATCACCCCTCAGACAGCTGTGTCCCTGTCCCCTTTCTGAATTGGGAATGGCCTTGGGCTGGGTGCAGGGGAACCCCTGGCTCCCTGCTGGCACTGTCCCCAGAGCTCTGGCTTGTGCAGGCACACTGTGAGGGAGGACCCCAGGTGTCCCCAAGGCCACACAGCCACCAcgtgcccagctctgctgtcctTGGGGCTTCAGCAGCGCTGCTCCCGGGGGATGGAGCAGAGAGGGGAGCTCGGTCTGATAAAACGCTTGCACGATCTGTTCCCATGTTCCGAGCAGCAAAATAAGTAAGAAGAAAAGTGGCCTGTGCTCTTGGAGGACAtgctggaggaaaaggagaggaggtTTGCAGAACTGTGGAGACTTGGAACTCTCTCTAAGTgtttgagagcagctctgctcttctgcaccCACACACCTTTCTGCTGAACTCTGAGAGGGGGCAGCCAGTCCTACATGGCATCAGCTGTCATTTGTGTTACAAATGcgatttactttttttaaaggGTGTATATTGCGTGAGAGGAGACAGACCCTAAAAAATATCCTGTGTGCCCACTTTGCAGCACCAAGGCACTATTTAAGGCACTGGCTACGTCCTTAACTTCTTTCCTTGCTTCCACATCAGAGCAGcatcagtgtgtgtgtgtgtgggggggctCAGTCTCCCTCGCAGCTCAGAAGGCCCCACTCACCACCATGCTCCTGCCTCTAGGAGCTGGGCATTATGCAGGGTCCGTGCTGTAGCCTTGGCAATGACTCGCAGCCCAGTGGTTTAATGAACTGTGCTCGTTAAGAGAAGCTGCCAGGAagtgctgagggcagcagctgctctgagtACATGCAGCCAGGACCTCACTGCTGTTTGCTGGAGGACACtatgcagggctggggaggtCGCTCAGCCCGTGGGGGGGAACTCTTTGTTTGCCTCCAAGAGGGGAGGGTTTGCTTTTCCCACATGACCTGAGTTTGGCTTGGCCCCTTGCTCACTGGTGCTGGCTTGTCCTGGGTCATCTTtttgcaaggagaaaaacaaacaaatgcagtgaTGGAGGGAGCCCTGCAAATGTGAATGGCGTTGGTTTTCCCTGGGTATCTGTGGTACAGGAGTACACCAGTTGCTGCGAGTACAAAATAGCCCTGCTTGTCCCCACTGCTCAGACAGAGAGATGTTTCTCTTGATCTCATATAATGGAGTAATTCAgctcttctcccctcccctgctgcagctccgGCCTCATTCAGCCGGAGAGGAGCaggtctgccctgagcctgCACAGGGCTGTTTGCTTTGGCCATGCTCTGTCTCCAGCTGTGCACACAGCTTTTGCCCTGTGGATGGATTGTGCATGCAAAGGtagactttttctttaaatcctgCTTGTACCTGAGTTGATCCCACGCAGGGAGCTGGCTGTAATTGCCAGCTGACCTTCCTTTTGGCATCTTGTTAGCTAGCTAGCAGGCACTGCGGGGAATTCCTGGCTGCTACACCTGCTTCCTCCACTGGCATATTTCTTGTGCAAAGTGCTAAAATGGGGCAGCTGTGCATCACCTCTTCCCTGCTGGCCTGGCACGACACCTTCAACAACAGGCTGAAAGGTTACAGTTCTGTCTTCCAACAGAATTAAAAAACCACGATGACCTGACTGGCCAGGCATGGAAGGATGCAGGAAGGCTCTTGGTCCGTTCTCAGGAGTAAGTGCGTTTgcagaggggagcagagcagcagagctggacagCCCTGGAGTAGGTGAGAGCAAACGTGAGCAGTGATGAGCCCTGAGGAGTCGCTGGTGCCTGGTCGTGCCCACACTGTGCTGTGGGTTATGGAGCAGTAACGGCACGTTCAGCCCAGGAGAACCACGTGGAAGGAGCTGCAGTCGCTGTGGATCTCAGCAgctttctcagcatttcctaATTTCTTGCCTCAATAGATCACTGTTAATCCTCAGAGGTTTCTGCAGCATTGCTGTACTGCCAAATCCTACtaattctttgaaaatgtcacTGAGAACTGCTGATACAGAGATGTGTAAGCAGCAGAGCCTTTACTGCAGCCTCGCTGCTGAGCTTCcttgtgtgttttcttcctctgtgggTACCTCCTGTGTTACAGAAAGGTTTATGTCGGCAGCATTAACCACATGGGAGCACTGGAGGTTGTTCCCACTGTGTGTTTGCGTGCAGCTAATCCAGCATGAGCAAGTTGCTTTGAATGGGAGCctagagctggggctgtgcccgcACTGCTTGTGCACCATCCATGCTCAGCTGAAGGCTGCTCCATAGCAGCAGTGCTCTTGGGCAGGCAAAGCCAAGCTGAAGGCCGTGTCCTCCCCTGGCTGTGGATGCTGTTGGGGCTGTTCGGGATACTGCTGCTCCCTCTCAGGGCTGCGTCTGTTGCTGGGCTGGTGCCAGCAAATGGGTGTGTTTACCCTCATTTATTGTAGCTTGTAATCCCATGTATTAGCTTAATCCACTAGAGTGGGGGGAATCCTGCTAATGCTGTGACAGCCCAGCATCCCCTGAAGTGCTCCAGTGCAGGCAAAAGTAATGCTCCTCTTTGGAGACAGCCTCCTGGACGAGAAGAGCTCTCTTTTTGCTTACGATGTGATTTGCTGGGCTGGAAAGGTGGGAAAGGAGAGGCAAAGGAGGGTAGGGGTGTGAGGTGCTGGCTGTCAGGGCTGTGTGGAGGGGTGGCACTTCCCAGCAGCTGAGGAATTGGGATCCTGTTGCACAGTGCAGAGGCAGGGCTGCCTCTTTCTCTGCTCAGAAGTACAAACCAGCACTCTGCTCCTTTCCTGCTCTCCACCTGGATGCCAATCATGTCAGCCCCAAGGAGAACCTGAGCTGGGCATCTGCAGCTCTGATACTTGCTGAATTCGGTGGCTTTGGGGAGCTCACCTGCCCCggggcagcaggatgctgcagggagctcGTATCGCTGCGAGCAGCGGCAGGGAGCCAGCAGGCACCAGGTACCTGGCTCCACTGCAGACTTTGGCCAACACACTTAATACGTCGCTCACTGAGTAGCCAGAGAGATACTGCCATATGGCCGGGCCTGCTGTTCCTCTGTTAGAACAACCAAAAAGTATGTCCTGTCCAAAGGCTCAGCATGTTTGTGCTCTAGAGCAGCAGTGTCTGCTGTCGTCGGCAGGGTGGTAGCAGCCAGCAGGGCCGGAGGTCGGGCAGGAGCTGGCTCCGTGCCGGGGTGGAGGACACCTCCCAGGCTCCTGGTCCTGGCTGCAGAACAGGTAGCACCCTCCTCTTTGGAGAACAGAGGGAGCAGCACGCTGAATATCCATCCTTCTAGCCCTCAGCGAGCTGTGCATGAAGGCTGGCAAGGCAGAGAGAGGTGAGTGCTGCACCCTGTGCTGCCGTTACAGCTGTCTGGCCCCGCAGGCTCCGGCATGCTCAGACGTCTGGGCTGTCTCTCCCAGTGCATCAGAGCGTGAGATTTCAGAGGGGTGAGTAATGCAGCTCAGCTGAATCTATCGTTGCCGTGCATCGGTGGCCAAGGCATCTCCCCGCCCTCTGCTggcttccctgcagctctgtgccctgctggcactgaCCTGGGCACTTTGTCCTGGTGGTGCgggctgctgtgggcaggcagGAGGCACTGCTGGGCACGGAGCCCGGGCTCCTGCAGGGTTTTGGAGTGGAATGGCTGGGGCTTGGGTCAGCAAACCAGGAGGAGACGTTTGGCTGATGTCTCTGTGGCAGTGCTGGTTTGAACTTCCGGCCCCACCTGTACTGTAAGAGCAGTTTGTTGGTATGGGCTGCTGGagggaaagctgcagaaaagccTGGGAAGCATACGGGCTTTGTGATGTTCAGCTCTtctgccagggctgctcccaggccgggctgcctgcctgcaccTTTGTGCATCAATCCCAGCCTCTCTACAGGTGCCCCCCTGCTGGATCAGGCTGAGCGCAGGAGCCCTGCATGATGCTGGGGGAAAGTCTGAAACCTCTGTCCTTGCATGGCATACGAGGTGAGTGGTGTGACAACGAATGTCCTGAGCAGCATGGGATGCTCTAAGATGCACTGTGCAGTGTGGAGCtgggctcagggctgtgctccccaTTCCGAGTGATGCTCTGTGGGGTACTGGACACCCCAGTGACCTTCTGGGTACCAGGTAGAGAACTCAGTATGAGCACTGTGGACTGAGGGGTTTCCTTTCTGTGCACCAAGTCCTCCTGGTCCTTCTCCACATCCACTGGTGCAAGCAAAGCCCCTGTCCCAGTGTGGCAGCGAGGAGAGTGGCTGAGCCATGAAAGGGAGAGTCCCGTGTCCGGACAAACCCTTGCTGGCAGCGGAAGCGGGAGGGGAAATCTCCAAGGttgttctctgctctgtgctgttagtgtgtctctgctgctccagctccttgggttgcctccttttttttcttctcttcttatGGCAGCagttccttttcctccatgaCTTTGTAGGGAGGATGTTTGTGGTGTGGGGCAGCTGAGCCCTGCTGGCTCGGTTCCTATCGGGAAGGAGGGCTGCAGGTACAGCCCCATGGCAGAGCCCTGCTAAGCTGCCTCCCTCCGCTGCCTAATGACTTTCTCAAGATATTTTTAGCTGCACGTAAACTTCAGGAAAAGCTTTTGCATCTGAACACACTGTGGCCTTTGTTTGGGCTTTGGGGAATGGTGAGGTAATGGCTTAATGAGGCTGTGGCAGCTTGCACGGCCCTTTCCCCTCACTCTGTGCATTTAAAAGCCGCTTGGGAGCCCTGGGGCATGCAGTGCATGGCTCCAGATCCGTGCTGCGCTCCTGTGGACCTGGTCTGATCTCCACTTAAGCGTGTCCTTAGCAGAGCTCctggtgcaggagcagggagcagcttgGCTGCTGTGAATGTCTGCCTGCCCTCTGCAGCACCCGGGCTTCCCAGCAGCCTTGTCAGTCTGCCAGGCACCCGAGCACACCCAGGCTTTCGTAGGAGCCTCCCATCGTGGTCAggatcttctgtttttcttcatctatttttattaaGCCTTGTCCCAGGAATAGCTCTGGCACTGGGCTCCTGGGTATGTCTGTgtggggctgcccagagctcccTGCTCCGGCAGCCTCCAGGTTTGCAGCGTGGGCAGCAAATGCAGGCGTTGGGTGCTGGGGCCCTGTGAGCAGCTGGTCATTCATTAGCTGTTCATTAAGCAAACGATGCCGTGTGGTGGTGGGTGCTTGGTCCAGGTTGCTGCGACCACTGGAAAAATTCGCTGTATGTAAGGGGTCTCAGGGCTGCATAAAGCTGCTTCCCAGAAGTGAGGACGTGGCTGTGAGGTCAAAGTTTTGCCTTAATAAGGGGCAGGAGCTCTTGGAGCAGCGGCTGAGCTTCGGGTTGGCTGTGTCCTTCATGTCAGTGAGGCTTTGTGCTGGAACCTACAAGCAAAGGCACCTGCTGTGTCCGAGCGCTGCCCTCCACTGAGCGAGCCTTTCCCAAGAAGGGAATAGGAGAAGGCTGAGATGTCTTGAGGCTGCCAGAGAAGGCATTGAGTTGCTTTATGCCTCCACCTTGTGACAAGCTGGGATGTTGCATTTTAGCCTACATATCTGGTTTTATCTGGGGGACAAGGAGGGAGATCACCAGGAATGTGTTTTGGCTCAGAGTGATGGCGGTGACCAACCATCTCCTTTCTGTAAGGGCTAAGCACATAAATAGacagctcttcttttcttcctgacttGCCTTAGTGGTGGGACGagatcagctgctgctgtgtgtgctggggctgcgggcagTGCAATGTTTCCTAATAGGAACTGCGGACCAGGTCGAACTCTTCCTCATCTGCCTGGGCAAGTGCTGCAAATGGGGGTTATCCTCTGCTCCCTTTCCCTGTCGTATAACCTACCTGGTTCCCTGATGCTGGGGCTTTATGActgtcagctctgcagagccagcatTGCTAACAGGCAAGCTGTCTCCTTGCTCTTGCATCAACTGAACAGCTAGCCAAATTTAGAGCCTTAGTACCTCCAGCAGTGATCCTGCAAGGCAGAACAAACACAGCTTGAGTTAATAGGTATCCAGGTCTCCTCTTAGCACTGCCAATCTGGAAACAAAACCTCTCATGTTTATTCAGCAAACGTGGATCGCTCTGTACATCTTGGTGCTTTGCTGGCTGAAGGGGTCCTGAGGAGCTGTGTGATGCTCCCAGCTCACACTGTGGGGCTGGTTTGGGgtcactgctgctctgggagggGTGTGGGATCCAGCTCGGCACAGGGGAGCCTGGGGTTGGGGCTGTCACTGGAGCTGTGTGCCAGATcttggctctgctctgtgccctggATGCGGAAGTTGCAGGGAGCTGAAGAAAACTAGTGCTGAGATTTGAActcccagcactgggctgggAGCCTGCAGCCTTCCCTGAAGTGCTCGGTGCCATACGTGGGAAGTCACAGCTGTGATTTTCTGCCCCACACTGCGATATGGCTGCCTGAGGGGAGAATTCAGGGACATTGTTGAACTTACTTCTTGACTCCGGTCCTCCAGACAGCTGGGCTGAGGTACTGCAGGTCCTTTCTCGTGGCCAGGATCCACAGGGGTGCATTTAGGCCTGGGTGTTGGACCTCTTGTTCCAGCTTGGTGCCCACCAGACCTCCGTATCCCACCCACAGGCAGTGCCTGTGCTTCCTCGTCTTCCCCTGAGTGGCTGCAGCCTACCTGGGGGAAGCAAACACACAGCATTCCTCCTTCATGCCCTGTATCAGTATGTGGGGCTGACTGCCCCCTCTAAATCACACTGTGGCACTGGCATCCCTTCAGCCCTGCCCAGGCCACGTTATTTCCAAACTGTCTTAACCTAGGCCTCATTGGGAACGGAGATGTGTCCTGACCCCAGGGACAGATGGGTGGCTCCTTGGATCCAGAGGGTGAATGTGGTGGTGTCCAGGGGTGAAGGCAGCTGGACAAGTTGTGTGGCATTCCCTTGGCACTGGCCTCTCTTGCCAAAGTTCATGTTCCAAAAATACCATTCCAAGGTGACAACCTCCCACTTACCTGTTACTCTTATTTCCACAGGAGTCCTTTCAGCTGGGGAGCACaacttttccttccagttcctGCTGCCAGGTACGATTGCAGATACACGGCTGGAGGCCCTTTCACGTGAGCCAGGGCTTCCCCAGCTttgggagctgtgctgaggcCCTGGACTGGCTGGCAGAGGCAGGCTCGGCCCAGAGGTGCCAGAAGGAGTGTAAGGATGGCTACAGACAGCAGAGGAGTTTAGGCAAGCTGTAGGCTCTTACCTGGTGCAAAGCTAggtctgcactgctgctgacaaCTTGGACAGAACCCTGTGGGCTCTCAGCTGGGCACAGTGGTCCTGACCTGTGGCTGGCCAGCTGTCCTGGGTGCAGTGTGCTCTGCTGTGGTGTGGGGGTGCCTTCTGTAGGGAGGCTGAATGACCCAAGTGCTCAGGCTCAGGTCTTTTTTGGGGAGTCATACGTGCTCTAAGATGCTTGCAGAATGCTTTAGGTGAAGAGTAACTGTCtcaagcacagaaatgcttgGCTTAACTCAGTCTCATGacaccttttctttctgtcttgactccagcctctgctcctaCATCATTTGAAGGTCCTTTTGGCAAGGTCCTCCATCAGGTGAAAGCCGTGATAGACACACCTCGCTTCTCCAAGGACTACAAGTGCAACAAGATCTTTTATGTGCTCTGCCCTCTCAACTTGAATGACATCCTTGATATTGAGGTAGGAACGAGGATGAGCTTGGCTGCGAATCATCAAGGCATTGGTGCTTCTCCTTGTCATAAGTGATATGTGGGAATAATTGTGTATTTGGGTAATTCTCTGATTGCATGTCCTGCCTGTGCAGGAGCAGTCTGGGGACTCCTGCTCTTGGTCTGCCTTGCCATCAGTCCCCACTCAGTGATTTTTTGACTTCTCCACACGTTGCTTTGGAAGAGTTAGTGAATTTTGAACATGCTGAGAGGGGCATCTCCCTCTGCCAATAGCACCAGGTGCTTGTAGAGGCCTGGTTTTGGGGAACAACTTCTGAAGGGAAGAGATGCTGCAGGGCAAGAAAAACTggggggatggaggagagaggCCTGTTGTCTGTGTTACTGGTTCTTCGTGGCCTCTTAGAGCAGATATTGCTGCTTGCTTGTTTGGGGTCCAAGTGTTTTCCTCGAGGCTCTCTGACTCTCTTGGGTCGCCATTTGtctctgctgtcctgcagcagcccaaCACTATGTCAGTTACCAAGAAGTTCAACTACAAGCTCGTGAAAAGCGGCAGCGTTATCCTGACCGCCACCTCCGATCTGAGAGGGTACATCGTGGGGCAAGTGATCCAGCTCCGCACAGACATAGAGAACAAATCGGGCCGGGACACCGGGGCTGTGGTAGCCAGCCTACTCCAGGTGAGCATCTGAAAGGATGATTCTTTGGCTATGCTGATATCCCACCTTGCCAAGGCCAGTGTGAACCTGGCTGTTTCCACCACAGTGAGCGTGGCTGCTGCCTTTGTCTGGAAGGTGGCAGTAACTAGTCCAGACCTCTGGCTAGCTTTGTTTCTCCCTGCCTTCCTGGGGAAAGAGGTGGTGGAATTTGTCTTGCATATAGCAGCTCAGTCCATAATGCAACGAGGGGTTATTCCTGCCCTGTAATACGTGTATTACGTTTGTGCTCGTGGTTATCTGACAAAACAGTTGGGTGATTTTGTGTCCTGCCTTACTTTGTGGAGGACAGATGATCATCTGCAGTCTTTCTGCTAGCTGTTTTTATTCCTGTCCGCACAGAAAGTGGCTTACAAATCCAAGCGCTGGATTTATGACCTGAGGACCATCGCGGAGGTGGAAGGCTCAGGAGTGAAAGCCTGGAAACACGCGGAATGGAAGGAGCAGATCCTTGTTCCAGCACTGCCCCAGTCCATTCTGCAGGGCTGTAGCCTCATACATATCGACTACTATATCCAGGTGAGCAGCttgatgctgtgctgcagttatGGGTGTGTGCTGGGGGCACCTTGTGGGTATCAGAGATGTAGCTTTGCTGATGAACTCACTGTGGCTTGTTTTGCTGGTCAGTAATGATGGGTGAGGCTGCTCTTGTGCTACTGTGCTCCTTTCTGTGTCAAGCTTGATCACTTGAGCTCAGCAGTTTTGTGGAGTAGTGGCTGCCTTGTTAGATGAGCCTACCTGTGCCCTGTGCAATGGATGACAAAGAGAATtccactgtttttccttctcttccaggtTTCTCTCAAGTCACCCGAGGTTTCAGTCACCCTTCCCATTTATATTGGCAACATTGCAGTGAACAGGGTCCCCCTGAGCCCTTCTCGGTCTGTCCAGCACCTACCTTCTGCAGTGGTACCCAGTGCCCCCCcggaggaagaggaggctgcCAGCGGTTATCACCCCATGGACAATGTCTTGATCCCCACCAAAAGccattcccagcagcagccatttAGCTACGCCCCAGGACTGAGCTTCCAGGAAGCGGACTCGGAGCAGACAGGCTCCCCAAATCACCCCACCCTCTGCCTCTCGACAGGAGCCACCGTCCCTTACTACGCCGAGGGAAACGTGGTGCCTGTGCCCACTGCTAGCTCTCTCATTTTGCCTCCAGAGTACAGCACGTGGGGCTACCCATACGGTGAGCATCCCGTTCCTGAGACCTAAACAGTCTGGCAGCGTGATAGCAAACATCTGCTATGACAAGAGTCTCTTTGCTAGCTGAAAAGGCTGGAATATAGAGATGTCAGCCCGCCGGGGGCTGAAGTCGGAGGGGATTGTGAGGACTCCCTGCCTGCCTTCTCTGGAGGAGCTCGTTGTGGCGGTGACAGCCAGCTGTCCATTCCCACGTCCACACCCGTGCTGCCCTAGGCTCGTTCTGAGAGGATCTCCCTGCTCTGAAATGAGCTTTCAGCCTCCCACAGATATAAAAACTCCTTGGCTTGTGGTGAGGCTGGCgggagcagagccaggaaaGTGATGTAACTGAAATCTTCTGTCTGCTTTGGAGTGGGCCTGC
Coding sequences within:
- the ARRDC1 gene encoding arrestin domain-containing protein 1 isoform X1, which gives rise to MGKVQLFEIRLGESRVIYSPGEPLAGTVTVRLSGSLQYRAIKVSCVGFCGVSNKINDTAWTVEEQYFNSTLSLADKGVLSAGEHNFSFQFLLPASAPTSFEGPFGKVLHQVKAVIDTPRFSKDYKCNKIFYVLCPLNLNDILDIEQPNTMSVTKKFNYKLVKSGSVILTATSDLRGYIVGQVIQLRTDIENKSGRDTGAVVASLLQKVAYKSKRWIYDLRTIAEVEGSGVKAWKHAEWKEQILVPALPQSILQGCSLIHIDYYIQVSLKSPEVSVTLPIYIGNIAVNRVPLSPSRSVQHLPSAVVPSAPPEEEEAASGYHPMDNVLIPTKSHSQQQPFSYAPGLSFQEADSEQTGSPNHPTLCLSTGATVPYYAEGNVVPVPTASSLILPPEYSTWGYPYEAPPSYEQSCSSANSSISNGN
- the ARRDC1 gene encoding arrestin domain-containing protein 1 isoform X2; this translates as MERAIKVSCVGFCGVSNKINDTAWTVEEQYFNSTLSLADKGVLSAGEHNFSFQFLLPASAPTSFEGPFGKVLHQVKAVIDTPRFSKDYKCNKIFYVLCPLNLNDILDIEQPNTMSVTKKFNYKLVKSGSVILTATSDLRGYIVGQVIQLRTDIENKSGRDTGAVVASLLQKVAYKSKRWIYDLRTIAEVEGSGVKAWKHAEWKEQILVPALPQSILQGCSLIHIDYYIQVSLKSPEVSVTLPIYIGNIAVNRVPLSPSRSVQHLPSAVVPSAPPEEEEAASGYHPMDNVLIPTKSHSQQQPFSYAPGLSFQEADSEQTGSPNHPTLCLSTGATVPYYAEGNVVPVPTASSLILPPEYSTWGYPYEAPPSYEQSCSSANSSISNGN